In a single window of the Serratia quinivorans genome:
- the hcrC_2 gene encoding 4-hydroxybenzoyl-CoA reductase subunit gamma gives MIQFLLNQTLKNESAIDPNTTVLNYLRRDLGRCGTKEGCASGDCGACTVVLAEPDGEGMRYRSVNACLTFVSALHGKQLITVEDLKRQGQLHSVQQAMVDCHGSQCGFCTPGFVMSMFCLQKNGEAYHREQAQQALAGNLCRCTGYRPILAAAQQACDSKTPDSFERDQQQTLQQLRTIPAATPLEAAGKRCLLPQSLDELATLYLQHPQAKLLAGGTDLALEVTQRHQDLPLMIAIGQIEALKQIRRHNDRLIIGAGAALSDLYPLLANYHPAFGELLARFASQQIRNQGTLGGNIANASPIGDAAPLLLALDARLMLRCGAVRRELPLNDFFLGYRQTALQPGEFIESIVLPGQAPADFRAWKVSKRLEDDISAVCGAFNLTIEQGIIRDARLAFGGMAATPKRAVLCERQLVGQPWRRTTLELAVQALAQDFTPLSDFRASSAYRLLVAQNLLRRYFIALTEPQLAIEVTAYE, from the coding sequence ATGATCCAGTTTCTGCTTAATCAAACGCTGAAAAATGAAAGCGCGATCGACCCCAATACCACGGTGCTTAATTATCTGCGCCGCGATCTCGGCCGCTGTGGCACCAAAGAAGGCTGCGCTTCCGGTGACTGTGGTGCCTGCACCGTGGTGCTGGCGGAGCCGGACGGCGAAGGGATGCGCTATCGCAGCGTTAACGCCTGCCTGACGTTTGTCAGTGCGCTGCATGGCAAGCAGTTGATCACCGTAGAGGACCTGAAACGGCAGGGCCAATTGCACAGCGTGCAGCAGGCGATGGTCGACTGCCATGGATCGCAGTGCGGTTTTTGCACTCCGGGCTTCGTGATGTCGATGTTCTGTCTGCAAAAAAACGGTGAAGCCTATCATCGTGAACAGGCGCAGCAGGCACTGGCCGGTAATCTGTGCCGCTGTACCGGCTACCGGCCTATTTTGGCGGCGGCGCAGCAGGCGTGCGACAGCAAAACGCCAGATAGTTTTGAACGCGACCAACAGCAAACCTTGCAACAACTGCGGACTATCCCGGCGGCGACGCCGCTGGAGGCTGCGGGGAAACGCTGTCTGCTGCCGCAGAGCCTTGATGAACTGGCGACGCTGTATCTACAGCATCCGCAGGCCAAACTGTTGGCCGGTGGCACCGATCTGGCTTTGGAAGTCACCCAGCGGCATCAGGATTTACCCTTGATGATCGCCATTGGCCAGATTGAGGCGTTAAAACAGATTCGTCGGCACAACGATCGTCTGATTATTGGTGCCGGGGCGGCGTTGAGTGACCTTTACCCGCTGCTGGCTAACTACCACCCGGCCTTTGGCGAACTGTTGGCGCGTTTTGCTTCGCAGCAGATCCGCAACCAGGGCACGTTGGGGGGCAATATCGCCAACGCTTCGCCGATTGGTGACGCAGCGCCGCTGCTGCTGGCGCTGGATGCGCGGTTGATGTTGCGCTGTGGCGCCGTGCGGCGTGAACTGCCGCTGAACGACTTCTTCCTGGGCTATCGCCAAACCGCGCTGCAGCCGGGGGAGTTTATTGAAAGCATCGTGCTGCCGGGCCAGGCTCCGGCAGATTTCCGCGCCTGGAAAGTCTCCAAGCGGCTGGAGGATGATATTTCGGCGGTGTGCGGTGCCTTCAACCTGACGATTGAACAGGGGATTATCCGCGATGCCCGGCTGGCCTTTGGTGGCATGGCCGCGACACCGAAACGCGCCGTATTGTGCGAACGGCAACTGGTGGGGCAGCCGTGGCGGCGGACTACCCTGGAGCTTGCGGTTCAGGCGCTGGCGCAGGACTTCACCCCGCTGAGCGATTTCCGTGCCAGCAGCGCTTATCGCCTGTTGGTGGCGCAGAATCTGTTGCGTCGCTATTTCATTGCGCTGACTGAGCCACAGCTGGCGATCGAGGTGACGGCTTATGAGTAA
- the guaD gene encoding Guanine deaminase, translating into MSLSFTTAIRGNFFDIAACVDQPQQLDQQLRHIPDGLLLLDEGRIVWFGPWQQGELLLPPGFEVTHYQDKLIVPGFIDTHIHYPQTEMIGAYGDRLLAWLKHYTFPTESQFCCEQHSGKMSAFFLQQLLSNGTTTALVFGTVHPQSVEALFSQAAALNMRLIAGKVMMDRHAPEELLETPEQSYRQTRELIERWHGKQRLSYAITPRFAPTSTPALLAQVQRLREEFPDAYLHTHLSENLEEVAWVKELFPDSRSYLDVYHQYGLTGERSVFAHCLHLEEQEWDCLCHTGSAIAFCPTSNLFLGSGLFNLQKAWQKQVRLGIGTDVGAGTTFNMLQTLGEAYKVAQLQRYQLSACEAFYHATLGGARALSLDDKIGNFSVGKEADFVVLDPAVSPLQKLRHENSRELAEQLFVLMTLGDDRNVYRTYVDGKVVYRPATQQEAA; encoded by the coding sequence ATGAGCCTGTCATTCACCACGGCGATCCGTGGCAATTTTTTCGATATTGCTGCCTGTGTCGATCAACCGCAGCAGTTGGATCAGCAATTGCGACATATTCCTGACGGATTGCTGCTGCTCGATGAAGGCCGCATTGTCTGGTTTGGCCCCTGGCAGCAGGGGGAACTGCTGTTGCCACCGGGGTTTGAGGTCACTCATTATCAGGACAAATTGATAGTGCCGGGCTTTATCGATACCCATATTCACTACCCGCAAACCGAAATGATCGGTGCCTATGGCGATCGGCTACTGGCATGGTTGAAGCATTACACCTTCCCGACGGAAAGCCAATTCTGCTGCGAGCAGCACTCCGGCAAGATGTCGGCGTTCTTTTTACAGCAACTGTTAAGCAACGGCACCACCACGGCGCTGGTGTTCGGCACCGTGCATCCGCAGTCGGTTGAAGCGCTGTTCAGTCAGGCGGCGGCGCTGAATATGCGGCTGATCGCCGGCAAGGTGATGATGGACCGCCATGCGCCTGAGGAACTGCTGGAAACCCCGGAGCAGAGCTACCGCCAGACCCGCGAACTGATTGAGCGCTGGCACGGCAAGCAACGGCTGAGCTATGCCATCACGCCGCGTTTTGCGCCCACCAGCACCCCGGCGCTGTTGGCTCAGGTACAAAGGTTGCGTGAAGAGTTTCCGGATGCCTATCTGCACACTCACCTGAGCGAGAACCTGGAGGAAGTCGCCTGGGTGAAAGAACTGTTCCCGGACAGCCGCAGTTACCTGGATGTCTATCACCAGTATGGGTTGACCGGAGAGAGAAGCGTGTTTGCCCATTGCCTGCATCTGGAAGAGCAAGAGTGGGATTGCCTGTGTCACACCGGTTCGGCCATCGCCTTTTGTCCGACCTCCAATTTGTTCCTCGGCAGCGGCTTGTTCAACCTGCAAAAGGCCTGGCAGAAACAGGTCAGGCTGGGTATTGGCACCGACGTCGGTGCCGGTACCACCTTCAATATGCTGCAAACGCTGGGCGAAGCTTACAAGGTCGCTCAACTGCAGCGCTACCAGCTCTCGGCCTGCGAAGCCTTCTACCACGCCACATTGGGTGGGGCGCGGGCGCTGTCGCTGGATGACAAAATCGGTAATTTCTCGGTCGGCAAAGAGGCGGATTTTGTGGTGCTGGATCCGGCGGTATCGCCGCTGCAAAAACTGCGGCATGAAAACAGCCGTGAGCTGGCGGAGCAACTGTTTGTGCTGATGACGCTGGGCGATGACCGCAACGTTTACCGAACCTACGTCGACGGTAAAGTGGTGTACCGACCGGCTACGCAGCAGGAGGCGGCATGA
- the mlc_3 gene encoding Making large colonies protein, translated as MTTSGTNLEHARAHNRRVVIEAIRLHGELTRAEIARLTSLTPQTVSNIATELEQAGILSSHLPRRAGGRGQPATPLTLNPDSAYSIGIHLDHQSLLIIVVDLSGSVRFHRLIMVQKPQPAATLKLICDVLQEMRQQPDLSWRKMLGIGVVMPGPFGVEGISSVGPTTLNGWKNIDVVAELNAQSGLPVTLENDATVAAIGERLHGVARQLNSFIYLYLGTGLGAGIFTDGRIYTGHAHNAGEVGHMIVQPGGRACYCGNQGCLERYVSLQAAYESCGLDPMRAMPQDLLTLPQPQIDAWLDTAVPALRQAINIIECMFDAEAVIIGGLMPESIVEQLIKRLAPLHRSVRSKYLDGLRVRLGTTGADTAALGAAALPLFDEFNPRYEVLLKS; from the coding sequence ATGACGACTTCCGGCACTAACCTTGAACATGCTCGTGCACACAACCGGCGCGTAGTGATAGAGGCTATCCGTCTGCACGGTGAACTGACCCGTGCCGAAATTGCCCGGCTGACCTCACTGACGCCGCAAACCGTTTCAAACATTGCAACAGAACTGGAACAGGCCGGTATTCTCTCCTCGCACCTGCCGCGTCGTGCCGGCGGGCGAGGTCAACCGGCCACGCCGTTGACCCTGAATCCAGATAGCGCGTATTCCATCGGTATCCATCTGGATCACCAGTCACTGCTGATCATCGTGGTTGATCTCTCAGGCAGCGTTCGTTTCCACCGGCTGATTATGGTGCAAAAGCCGCAACCTGCTGCCACCTTGAAACTGATTTGTGATGTACTGCAAGAAATGCGCCAGCAGCCGGATCTGAGCTGGAGAAAAATGCTGGGCATCGGCGTAGTGATGCCGGGGCCGTTTGGCGTGGAAGGGATCTCGTCGGTCGGGCCGACCACGCTTAACGGTTGGAAAAATATCGATGTGGTGGCTGAGCTTAACGCGCAAAGTGGCCTGCCGGTGACGCTGGAGAACGATGCTACCGTGGCCGCTATCGGCGAGCGTTTGCACGGTGTTGCCAGGCAGCTTAATTCCTTTATTTATTTGTATCTCGGGACCGGACTTGGGGCAGGGATTTTTACCGATGGCCGAATTTATACCGGCCATGCGCACAATGCTGGTGAAGTCGGCCACATGATTGTGCAACCGGGCGGGCGGGCCTGCTACTGCGGCAACCAGGGGTGTCTGGAGCGTTATGTCTCGTTGCAGGCGGCTTATGAGAGCTGCGGGCTGGATCCGATGCGCGCCATGCCGCAAGACCTGCTGACGCTACCGCAGCCGCAGATCGACGCCTGGCTGGATACGGCGGTGCCGGCGTTACGCCAGGCGATCAATATTATTGAGTGTATGTTTGACGCCGAAGCGGTGATTATTGGCGGGTTGATGCCGGAAAGTATCGTAGAACAGTTGATCAAGCGCCTGGCGCCGCTGCACCGGTCGGTGCGCAGCAAATATCTCGACGGTCTGCGGGTTCGATTGGGGACTACCGGCGCGGATACCGCCGCATTAGGCGCGGCCGCGTTACCGCTGTTTGATGAATTTAACCCGCGCTATGAAGTGTTATTGAAGTCATAA
- a CDS encoding Probable ABC transporter-binding protein DR_1438 precursor, whose amino-acid sequence MKSHTLAATAVCTLSLLALSLSSAYAAPTQINALFMTQAAYSENDIRAMTADFSKQHPDITVNLEFVPYEALHDKIVAARGAGSNGYDVVLFDAIWPAEFTKFGLLQDVTSRISADDSAKIFAGAMTTVTYKDKRWGMPWILDTKYLYYNKAMLAKAGIAAPPKTWQELAQQAEILKQKNVVKYPLVWSWSQAEALVCDYTTLVSAYKGQFIQQGKITFSSPGSLQAVDYMKASLDKGLTNPNSREYLEEDVRKAFSNGDAAFALNWTYMYNMANDPKQSKVAGDVGIVPAPGSVAGQVSAVNGSMGLGIAKASAHPDQAWQYISYMTSQPVQDKYAKLSLPIWKSSYDDPAVQKGQEPLIAAAKQSLNVMLSRPETADYSRLSNGLQQDLQQILQGKVTPQAGLDAATQSAARLR is encoded by the coding sequence ATGAAAAGCCATACCCTTGCCGCTACGGCAGTCTGTACCCTGTCGCTCCTGGCGCTCAGCCTGTCATCTGCCTATGCCGCCCCGACGCAAATTAACGCGTTGTTTATGACCCAGGCGGCGTACAGCGAAAATGATATCCGTGCCATGACCGCCGATTTTAGCAAGCAGCACCCGGACATCACCGTTAACCTGGAGTTCGTTCCTTACGAGGCGCTGCACGATAAAATCGTCGCGGCGCGCGGTGCCGGCAGCAACGGCTACGATGTGGTGCTGTTCGACGCCATCTGGCCGGCGGAATTCACCAAGTTCGGCCTGCTGCAGGACGTCACTTCGCGCATCAGCGCCGACGACAGCGCCAAAATCTTTGCCGGAGCAATGACCACCGTCACCTATAAGGACAAGCGCTGGGGCATGCCGTGGATCCTCGACACCAAATACCTGTATTACAACAAGGCCATGCTGGCCAAGGCCGGGATTGCCGCCCCGCCGAAAACCTGGCAGGAACTGGCGCAGCAGGCAGAGATCCTGAAGCAAAAAAACGTGGTCAAATACCCGCTGGTATGGAGCTGGTCACAGGCCGAGGCACTGGTTTGCGATTACACCACCCTGGTGTCTGCCTATAAGGGGCAGTTTATCCAGCAGGGGAAAATCACCTTCTCCAGCCCAGGTTCACTGCAGGCCGTCGACTATATGAAAGCCTCGCTGGACAAGGGGCTGACCAATCCGAACTCCCGCGAATATCTGGAAGAGGACGTGCGCAAAGCGTTTTCCAACGGTGACGCGGCCTTCGCCCTTAACTGGACCTACATGTACAACATGGCCAACGATCCCAAGCAAAGCAAAGTGGCCGGTGACGTCGGCATCGTGCCGGCTCCGGGATCGGTGGCGGGTCAGGTCTCTGCGGTTAACGGTTCGATGGGGCTGGGCATCGCCAAGGCCAGCGCCCACCCCGATCAGGCCTGGCAATATATCAGCTACATGACCTCACAGCCGGTGCAGGACAAATACGCCAAACTGAGCCTGCCGATCTGGAAGTCGTCTTACGACGATCCGGCGGTGCAGAAGGGTCAGGAGCCGTTAATCGCCGCCGCCAAACAGTCGTTGAACGTGATGCTGTCGCGCCCTGAAACCGCCGATTACTCTCGTTTGTCCAACGGACTGCAACAGGACTTGCAGCAAATTCTGCAGGGCAAGGTGACGCCGCAGGCCGGGCTGGATGCGGCCACCCAAAGCGCTGCGCGGCTGCGTTAA
- the ycjO_3 gene encoding Inner membrane ABC transporter permease protein ycjO, giving the protein MLLAPMLLMMLLLTAWPLARTLWLSFTDAALVGDGVTPAWVGTDNFFYALTDPDFQAALGRTLYFTLVSVAFEGAIGVLVALLLNQKFHGRNVLRVLVILPWALPTIVNATMWRLNFNPDYGSINALLTQLGVIDHYRSWLGDPASALNAVMLADIWKNYPLITLLTLAALQSIPDDLYEAARLDGASAWRRFRAITLPAILAPLAVALVLRTIDAFKVFDIIYVMTRGGPMDSTKTLSFFVYQESFSYLRAGSGAAYAVLMTLLCGLLIALYMLMLFRQRRRNLADEA; this is encoded by the coding sequence GTGCTGCTGGCACCCATGCTGCTGATGATGCTGCTGTTAACCGCCTGGCCGCTGGCTCGCACCCTGTGGCTGAGCTTCACCGATGCGGCGCTGGTGGGCGACGGCGTAACCCCGGCCTGGGTCGGTACCGATAACTTTTTTTACGCTCTGACCGACCCGGACTTCCAGGCCGCACTGGGGCGCACGCTGTATTTCACCCTGGTTTCGGTGGCGTTCGAAGGGGCGATCGGCGTGCTGGTGGCCCTGCTTCTCAACCAAAAATTCCACGGCCGTAATGTTCTGCGGGTGCTGGTTATTTTGCCGTGGGCGCTACCGACCATCGTCAATGCCACCATGTGGCGGCTGAACTTCAACCCGGATTACGGCAGCATCAACGCGCTGTTAACCCAGCTCGGGGTGATTGACCACTACCGCAGCTGGCTGGGTGACCCGGCGTCGGCGCTCAACGCGGTGATGCTGGCGGATATTTGGAAGAACTACCCGCTGATTACCCTGCTGACGCTGGCGGCGTTGCAATCGATCCCGGACGATTTGTACGAAGCGGCGCGGCTGGACGGAGCATCTGCCTGGCGGCGCTTCCGGGCCATCACCCTGCCCGCCATTCTGGCCCCGCTGGCGGTGGCGTTGGTGCTGCGTACCATTGATGCCTTCAAGGTGTTCGACATCATTTACGTGATGACGCGCGGCGGCCCCATGGACAGTACCAAGACCCTCAGCTTCTTCGTTTACCAGGAGTCGTTCAGCTATCTGCGGGCCGGCAGCGGCGCAGCCTACGCGGTATTGATGACCTTGCTATGCGGCCTGCTGATCGCGCTGTACATGCTGATGCTGTTCCGCCAACGCAGAAGGAACCTCGCCGATGAAGCGTAA
- the ycjP_5 gene encoding Inner membrane ABC transporter permease protein ycjP, giving the protein MKRKIRLVLRYAAALLLALSILAPMLWLFLMSVSSSADLTRIPLEWLPRHWDFSRYGSLLSLQPGQPGTLFLHALFNSLLVACGATLISLLLAIPAAFSFSRYPGRDGWLFASLAIYMVPPVAFVLPLYFILQQLALLNTHIGLVLVYCSLILPFLTWMLKNQFDALPIDIEQAARLDGLRQWQVLLRITLPLAKPALGASALFGWLLAWDEFFYALLFTSNIQAQTLPVTIAGFTAGRATDDGLIAAVGILAAIPPLFIAIWLQKTLVSGLTSGGSKG; this is encoded by the coding sequence ATGAAGCGTAAAATCCGCCTGGTATTGCGCTACGCTGCCGCATTGCTACTGGCGTTGTCGATCCTGGCGCCGATGCTGTGGCTGTTTTTGATGAGCGTCAGTTCCTCGGCCGATCTGACCCGCATACCGCTGGAATGGCTGCCGCGCCACTGGGACTTTTCACGCTATGGCAGCCTGCTTTCATTGCAGCCCGGCCAGCCGGGTACCCTGTTCCTGCACGCGCTGTTCAACAGCCTGCTGGTGGCCTGCGGCGCTACGCTGATTTCGCTGTTGCTGGCGATCCCGGCGGCGTTCAGCTTCTCGCGTTATCCGGGACGCGACGGTTGGCTGTTCGCCAGCCTGGCCATTTATATGGTGCCACCGGTGGCCTTTGTGCTGCCGCTGTACTTTATTTTGCAGCAGTTGGCGCTGCTGAACACCCATATCGGTCTGGTACTGGTCTACTGCTCGCTGATCCTGCCGTTCCTCACCTGGATGCTGAAAAACCAGTTCGACGCCCTGCCGATAGACATCGAACAGGCCGCACGGCTGGACGGACTGCGTCAGTGGCAGGTGCTGCTGCGCATTACCCTGCCCTTGGCCAAACCGGCACTGGGCGCTTCTGCGCTGTTTGGCTGGCTGCTGGCCTGGGACGAATTTTTCTACGCGCTGCTGTTCACCAGCAATATTCAGGCGCAGACGCTGCCGGTGACCATCGCCGGTTTCACCGCCGGGCGCGCCACCGATGACGGGTTGATCGCCGCCGTCGGCATTCTGGCCGCCATTCCACCTCTTTTTATTGCCATCTGGCTGCAAAAAACGCTGGTTAGCGGCTTAACCAGCGGTGGCAGCAAAGGCTAA
- the ydjH_3 gene encoding Uncharacterized sugar kinase ydjH: protein MMSTNTRPTLYVVGNINVDVIMSTLQQWPQKGTEAMLDHSELRPGGSAGNCALALAALETPYRLVANQGNDYFSPWLAQLFPESSLYWPTYSCETSLTFGVTHPDNERTFFSNQGHITRLSQDDVLHQIPLFAGNGDTILLCGTFLCTTLLAEYPALLQTLRQRGYRIAVDTGWPPQGWSDTLRGQIADWLPFCDILLLNEVETCGMAGHEDLYTAARTLNRQQPADAACVVKCGPDGARLWCGERQLQAAAHPIKVVDTIGAGDSFNAGFLSACLLGHSAAVALRWGIRAASHAISSSPRQYLDWNTLKTCAGEMV, encoded by the coding sequence ATGATGAGCACCAATACCCGGCCCACGCTGTACGTGGTGGGCAATATCAACGTCGATGTGATCATGAGCACCTTGCAGCAGTGGCCGCAAAAAGGCACCGAGGCGATGCTGGATCACAGCGAACTGCGCCCCGGCGGTTCGGCCGGTAACTGCGCACTGGCCCTGGCGGCGCTGGAAACCCCTTACCGGCTGGTGGCCAATCAGGGCAACGACTATTTCAGCCCCTGGCTGGCGCAACTGTTCCCGGAAAGCTCGCTGTACTGGCCGACCTACAGTTGCGAAACCTCGCTGACCTTCGGTGTCACCCACCCCGACAACGAGCGCACCTTTTTCAGCAATCAGGGCCATATCACCCGCCTGAGTCAGGACGACGTATTGCATCAGATCCCGCTGTTTGCCGGTAATGGCGACACCATTTTGCTGTGCGGCACCTTCCTGTGTACCACCCTGTTGGCGGAATACCCGGCGCTGCTGCAAACCCTGCGCCAGCGCGGCTATCGCATCGCGGTTGATACCGGCTGGCCGCCGCAGGGCTGGAGCGATACGCTGCGAGGGCAGATCGCCGACTGGCTGCCGTTCTGCGACATCCTGTTGCTCAATGAAGTGGAAACCTGTGGCATGGCAGGTCATGAAGATTTGTACACCGCCGCTCGGACGCTGAACCGCCAACAGCCGGCCGACGCCGCCTGCGTGGTGAAATGCGGCCCGGACGGTGCACGCCTGTGGTGCGGCGAACGGCAGTTGCAGGCGGCGGCACATCCGATCAAGGTGGTCGATACCATAGGTGCCGGCGACAGTTTTAACGCCGGTTTCCTGAGCGCTTGCCTGCTCGGCCATTCGGCTGCGGTAGCGTTGCGCTGGGGCATTCGCGCCGCCAGCCACGCCATCAGCAGTTCGCCACGCCAGTATCTGGACTGGAACACGCTGAAAACCTGCGCCGGAGAAATGGTCTGA
- the ugpC_4 gene encoding sn-glycerol-3-phosphate import ATP-binding protein UgpC, with protein MASVELVKVAKYYGKQRVLNPLDLTIPDGSFTVLVGPSGCGKSTLLRLLAGLDTLTEGAILLDKQKINDLDPADRDIAMVFQSYALYPHLTVAENMAFHMQVMKVAKSEQQAKVQQAARILAIDHLLQRYPKELSGGQRQRVAMGRAMVRNPKVFLFDEPLSNLDAQLRMELRAEIKSLHQQFKTTTVYVTHDQIEAMTLADQIVVMKDGNIVQQGKPLEIYDAPANTFVARFIGSPPMNLLAGIVTPRDNLPGVACGELWLPLPAKWRLATPGSQVILGLRPHDFRLVETSQQPAATLRLMEITGDVSLLHLTWGGYRLHVQLSGRVNAESGQPLWVMPNTEAIHLFDAATGQRLSEN; from the coding sequence ATGGCAAGTGTCGAACTGGTAAAAGTCGCCAAATACTATGGCAAGCAGCGGGTGCTGAATCCGTTGGATCTGACCATCCCCGACGGCAGCTTTACCGTGCTGGTTGGCCCGTCCGGCTGCGGCAAGTCCACCCTGCTGCGGCTGCTGGCCGGGCTGGACACGCTGACCGAGGGGGCGATCCTGCTGGATAAGCAAAAGATTAACGATCTGGATCCGGCCGATCGCGATATTGCCATGGTGTTCCAAAGTTATGCGCTCTACCCACATCTGACGGTGGCAGAAAACATGGCATTTCACATGCAGGTGATGAAGGTCGCCAAAAGCGAACAACAGGCCAAGGTCCAACAGGCCGCGCGCATTTTGGCGATCGACCATCTGTTGCAGCGTTATCCGAAAGAACTGTCCGGTGGCCAACGCCAGCGAGTGGCGATGGGCCGTGCCATGGTGCGTAACCCGAAGGTCTTTTTATTCGATGAACCGCTGTCCAACCTCGACGCCCAGTTGCGGATGGAGCTGCGCGCCGAGATTAAATCACTGCATCAGCAGTTCAAGACCACCACGGTGTATGTCACCCACGACCAGATCGAAGCGATGACGCTGGCTGACCAAATCGTGGTGATGAAAGACGGCAATATCGTGCAGCAAGGCAAGCCGCTGGAGATCTACGATGCGCCCGCCAACACCTTTGTGGCGCGTTTTATCGGCTCACCGCCAATGAATTTGTTGGCAGGCATCGTCACGCCGCGTGACAATCTGCCCGGTGTGGCCTGCGGTGAATTGTGGCTACCGCTGCCGGCCAAGTGGCGCTTGGCGACGCCCGGCAGCCAGGTGATCCTCGGGCTACGTCCGCATGATTTCCGTTTAGTGGAAACCAGCCAGCAGCCTGCCGCCACCTTGCGCCTGATGGAGATCACCGGCGATGTCAGCCTGCTGCACCTTACCTGGGGCGGTTATCGGCTGCATGTCCAGCTCAGCGGGCGGGTTAATGCCGAAAGCGGTCAGCCGCTGTGGGTGATGCCCAATACCGAGGCGATCCACCTGTTCGACGCCGCGACGGGGCAACGCTTGAGTGAAAATTGA
- the hsrA_3 gene encoding High-copy suppressor of rspA, whose product MLFLLRPAHSAMSFFSRASALPLLVAGAFFMENLDATVIVTAMPQMAAAFGVRPVDMNIGISAYILTLTVFIPASGWIANRFGARNIFAAAVLIFTLASVLCAASVNLPTFTAARILQGFGGALMVPVGRLVVLRNTAKPDLIKAIATITWPGLVAPILGPPVGGFITTYASWHWIFILNVPLGIAALWLAWRLIPQEASQKGVPFDALGFVLTGIACFGLMFGLDLINHPQLSWLVPALCILGSLALGTLAVRHAKRTEHPLINLWAMRIKSYAVTIWGGTLFRIAIGAVPFLLPLLFQIGFGLNAFDAGLLVLAVFAGNLVMKPFTSAVLYRFRFRTTLVVNGLLNAATIFACALLTPQTPTWLILALLFVSGLTRSMQFTALNTLAFSEVPQPQMNGANTLFNVSQQMGSGLGIAIGALALRLAEMLMPQSGERIPLVDFQWAFVVIGVIALLAVVDCFTLNANAGSEVRQRKPAATVPNSPQRLQK is encoded by the coding sequence ATGCTGTTTTTACTCCGCCCGGCGCACTCAGCCATGAGTTTTTTTTCACGCGCCAGCGCGCTGCCGCTGCTGGTGGCGGGTGCCTTCTTTATGGAAAACCTCGACGCCACGGTGATTGTCACCGCCATGCCGCAGATGGCGGCGGCCTTCGGCGTAAGGCCGGTGGACATGAACATTGGTATCTCGGCTTACATTCTGACGCTGACGGTGTTTATTCCTGCCAGTGGCTGGATTGCCAACCGCTTCGGTGCCCGCAATATCTTTGCCGCCGCGGTGCTGATTTTTACCCTGGCATCGGTGCTGTGCGCCGCCAGCGTTAACCTGCCCACCTTCACCGCCGCCCGTATTCTGCAAGGCTTCGGGGGTGCGCTGATGGTGCCGGTGGGTCGCCTGGTGGTGCTACGTAACACTGCCAAACCGGATCTGATCAAGGCCATTGCCACCATTACCTGGCCAGGGCTGGTAGCCCCAATCCTCGGCCCGCCGGTCGGCGGTTTTATTACCACCTACGCCTCATGGCATTGGATCTTTATTCTTAATGTGCCGCTGGGTATCGCCGCGCTGTGGCTGGCCTGGCGGCTGATCCCGCAGGAAGCGTCGCAGAAAGGAGTGCCTTTTGACGCACTCGGCTTCGTATTGACCGGCATCGCCTGCTTCGGCCTGATGTTCGGTCTGGATTTGATCAACCACCCGCAACTGTCCTGGCTGGTGCCTGCACTGTGTATTCTCGGCAGCCTGGCATTAGGCACACTGGCGGTTCGTCACGCCAAACGCACCGAGCACCCGCTGATCAATCTTTGGGCGATGCGAATCAAAAGTTACGCCGTCACCATTTGGGGAGGCACGCTGTTCCGTATCGCCATTGGCGCCGTGCCCTTCCTGCTGCCGCTGCTGTTCCAGATCGGTTTTGGCCTGAACGCCTTCGACGCCGGGCTGCTGGTACTGGCGGTTTTTGCCGGGAATCTGGTGATGAAGCCGTTTACCTCGGCGGTGCTGTACCGTTTTCGCTTTCGCACCACGCTGGTGGTCAATGGTTTGTTGAACGCGGCCACTATTTTCGCCTGCGCGCTGTTGACGCCACAGACCCCGACCTGGCTGATTCTGGCGCTGCTGTTCGTCAGCGGGCTGACGCGGTCCATGCAGTTCACCGCGCTCAATACGCTGGCGTTTTCCGAAGTGCCACAGCCACAGATGAATGGTGCCAACACGCTGTTCAATGTGTCGCAGCAAATGGGCAGCGGGCTGGGTATCGCCATCGGCGCGCTGGCCCTGCGGCTGGCGGAGATGCTGATGCCACAATCGGGCGAGCGCATCCCCCTGGTCGATTTTCAGTGGGCATTTGTGGTCATCGGCGTGATTGCCCTGCTGGCCGTGGTTGACTGCTTTACCCTGAACGCCAACGCCGGCAGCGAGGTTCGCCAGAGAAAACCGGCCGCCACGGTGCCAAACTCCCCCCAACGATTGCAAAAATAA